The DNA segment TTTCAAAGGAAACATTAACAGCACAGGTACTTGCAGCATTGTCTAAAAATCCCGACCTGGGATTCAACTATAAACAGATCGCCAAGCGGATTAACGTAACGGATACTCCTGCCAAGCAGATGGTATCGGATATACTGAAAGAGCTTACAAAACAGGGAAGCGTTCAGGAGCTCTATCATGGAAAATACAGGTTGAAACAGACCAGGGGTTATATAACAGGTACTGTTGATATGACCCGTATGGGCTATGGCTTTATATCAACAGAAGATCTTGATGATGATGTCTTTGTAACCGCAAAGAATCTGAAAACGGCACTTCATGGCGATAAAGTGAAGGTGTGGCTGTATGCAAAGAGGAAAGGGGCACGTCCGGAAGGAGAAGTTGTCGAGATCATAGAAAGATGGAAAACGACCTTTGTCGGTACAGTGGAGATAATGCCGAATTTTGCTTTCCTCATTCCCGATAACAAGAACATGCCTTTCGACCTGTTCATTCCGACAGCTAAGCTGAACGGAGCGCTTCAGGGACAAAAGGCTGTGGCAAAAGTGACTGACTGGGATCCTAAATCGAAGAATCCTGTTGCCGAGATAATAAATGTTCTCGGTTATCCCGGACTGCACGAAACAGAGATGCATGCCATCCTTGCTGAGTTTGAGCTTCCATATCATTTCACTGAAGAGGTGGAGGACGATGCAGAGAAGATATCTGAGGTGATCACAGAGAAGGATATTAAGGAACGCCGCGATTTCCGACAGATACCAACTTTCACAATCGACCCGGCCGATGCAAAAGACTTTGATGATGCTCTCTCACTCAGGAAGCTCGATAACGGGAACTGGGAGGTAGGAGTTCATATTGCTGACGTTACTCACTATGTTAAAATAGGATCACTGGTAGAAGAGGAAGCAAAACAGAGAGCAACTTCAATATATCTTGTCGACAGGGTGGTGGCGATGCTTCCCGAAAGACTTTCGAATAATATATGTTCTCTTAAACCCAATGAGGACAAGCTTACTTATTCAGCTGTTTTTGAACTGAACGATAAATCGGAGGTTATTGAGGAGTGGTTCGGGAGAACAATTATAAATTCCGACAAACGATTCTCATACGGAGAGGCCCAGCAGGTAATTGATACCGGCGAGGGTGACATGAAGGAAGATGTTCTGGTTCTTCACAGGCTGGCTCAGCAGCTGCGTAAAAAGCGATTTGATTCCGGTGCATTTGCTTTTGAGAAGATAGAAGTACGGTTCGATCTCGATGAGGCAGGAAAACCGCTCGGAATCAAATTCCGCGAGATGGGGACCGCCAACCAGCTTATTGAGGAATTCATGCTTCTGGCAAATAAACGAGTAGCGGAGTATGTAGGGAAAAAGCTGAAAGGCAAGACCTTCGTTTACCGTATTCACGATAAACCCAACCCGGAAAAGATCAGCAACTTCAGTCATTTTATTACCCGTTTCGGGTATAAACTGATTGAAGATGACAAGACCTCACTTCCCAAGGCAATGAATAAACTGTTGCATTCTGTAGCCGGTAAAAAGGAGCAGAATATAATTGAAACTCTTGCTCTCAGGTCGATGGCAAAAGCAATCTATTCGACAGATAATATTGGTCACTACGGCTTGTCATTTAAACACTATACACATTTTACGTCACCTATCCGCCGCTATCCTGATATGATGGTACACCGTCTTCTCACAGCTTACCTGGCCGATGAGCATCCGAATGCCACAGATAAATACCAGAAGATGTGCGACCACTCTTCAAAGATGGAAAGACTTGCAGCTGAGGCAGAAAGAGCATCTGTGAAATACAAACAGGTGGAGTACATGAGCGATAAGACAGGGAAAGTGTTCGAAGGAGTTATTTCCGGGGTTACCGAATGGGGGATCTATGTTGAGATTATTGAGAATCAGTGCGAAGGAATGATCCACATCAGGGAACTGGCAGATGATTTCTATGAATATGATGAGGAGAACTACTGCATAAAAGGACGTTCAACAGGTAAAGTCTATACTCTTGGCGACAGGGTTAATATTGTTGTTGTGAAGGCTGACTTGCAGAAGAAGCAGCTGGATTACAGATTGGTGTAATTAGCAATATTCAAGTTTCCCCTCCTTTTGAAGGAGGGGTGGACGGGATGATTTATTATCTAACGTTTAAAAATTTTATTTCCCGGCCGGGGTGGTTGATTTTATTGGGAAATGATAAAATTCAAAAGGATATAAACAGGGATAAATAATCAACCACCCCGGCCGCAAATTAGCCTTACAACAAAAAAATCAGCATTTTACTGCGGCCACCCCTCCTTCAAAAGGAGGGGAAACTATAGATACTACAATCTATCTTTTTCTATCAGCTGAAGCAATTCCGCTACTGCGTCTTCCTCGGGAATGTTTTTGAGAACCGGAACGGTTCCCCTGTAGATATGGACTTTTCCGGCGGCAGCACCTACATATCCGTAATCCGATCCGGCCATCTCACCCGGACCATTTACAATACATCCCATAACAGCTATTTTCAGTCCCTTCAGATGTCCTGTTGCCTCTTTCACCTTTTTAACTGCATCCTGGAGATTGAATTTTGTCCTGCCGCAGGTAGGGCATGAGAGGTACATTGTGCGGGTAATTCTTGTTTCAGTACACTGAAGAATTGAAAATGCCAGAGCAGTAACATCTCTGTAAGGAACATCTCCGATATTTGTAACAGAAATGCCTGCGACTCTTTTGTCAGTAACGTAGCGGCCGAGAAGAGCGGCTGCTTTTATCTGTAAATCTTCTAAATTATCTTCCCTGAAAACTGGATTAAGGATTACATTATGTTTCAGATTGTTCTCAGAAAGATCATTCAGAAATTTGTGAGGGGCATACTGTTCATTATCAGGATGAAATGTGAACATGATAAGGATCTTATCAGGATCGGGCTGAATAAGATATCTGATGTCGTAATGTGATCCCGTCAGCAGGATATTTATGTTTTCCGAGCGGTATCTTCTTTCATGATATGTTTCAGGCGAGAAGAGGGGAAAGACGTTTTCTTTTTCCTTTATCTCAAACCATTTTTTATACGGAAGGACAAGCAAGACATCTTCCGGTATAGAATCGGGCGGCTCTTTGGCAATTATCAGGTCAGCAGAACCATCAGTTCTTTTCACCTCTCCTGTTAATTTATTCACACTAAAACCTGCCTGCATGTATTCTTCTGCTTCAATTTTTGGAAAAGCAGTCATGTTTGCAAGTACCACAGGTCCGTTTATCCTTTTAAGAATGTCAGGTTTTACAGAAGGTGTTTTGTATGTCACAGGCTTTTCCGGCATGGCAGAGGCAACACCTCTGGGATAGTATTCTGCAAGTTTCTTTGCAACAGGAATCTCCTTTTCAGGATCTTCAGATAATGACACCCTGATAGTATCGCCGATGCCTTCAGAGAGCAACGCTCCGATTCCAGCAGCAGATCTGATCCTGCCGTCTTCACCTTCTCCGGCCTCTGTAACTCCCAGATGGAGAGGGTATGACAATCCTTCATCCTGCATCCGGTTAACAAGCATGCGAGTCGACTCGATCATTATTGCTGTGTCTGATGATTTCATTGAGAGAACAAGGTCGTTGAAATTCTCAGACCTGAAGATCTGTATAAACTCCATCGCTGAGGCAACCATACCGGCAGGAGTGTTCCCGAAACGTGTCATGATGCGGTCAGATAATGAACCGTGGTTGATGCCCAGACGTATCACAGTCTTATTTTCACGGCATATATTTATCAGAGGAAGAAGTTTGACATGGGTCCTTTCAAGCTCTTCATTGTACTCTTTTTCTGTGAGTTCCTGCTTCTCAAAAGAAGCACGTTTATCGGCATAATTACCCGGATTGATCCTTACCTTTTCAACAAGCCGGGC comes from the Bacteroidales bacterium genome and includes:
- the rnr gene encoding ribonuclease R; amino-acid sequence: MGKKGRGNQKASVSKETLTAQVLAALSKNPDLGFNYKQIAKRINVTDTPAKQMVSDILKELTKQGSVQELYHGKYRLKQTRGYITGTVDMTRMGYGFISTEDLDDDVFVTAKNLKTALHGDKVKVWLYAKRKGARPEGEVVEIIERWKTTFVGTVEIMPNFAFLIPDNKNMPFDLFIPTAKLNGALQGQKAVAKVTDWDPKSKNPVAEIINVLGYPGLHETEMHAILAEFELPYHFTEEVEDDAEKISEVITEKDIKERRDFRQIPTFTIDPADAKDFDDALSLRKLDNGNWEVGVHIADVTHYVKIGSLVEEEAKQRATSIYLVDRVVAMLPERLSNNICSLKPNEDKLTYSAVFELNDKSEVIEEWFGRTIINSDKRFSYGEAQQVIDTGEGDMKEDVLVLHRLAQQLRKKRFDSGAFAFEKIEVRFDLDEAGKPLGIKFREMGTANQLIEEFMLLANKRVAEYVGKKLKGKTFVYRIHDKPNPEKISNFSHFITRFGYKLIEDDKTSLPKAMNKLLHSVAGKKEQNIIETLALRSMAKAIYSTDNIGHYGLSFKHYTHFTSPIRRYPDMMVHRLLTAYLADEHPNATDKYQKMCDHSSKMERLAAEAERASVKYKQVEYMSDKTGKVFEGVISGVTEWGIYVEIIENQCEGMIHIRELADDFYEYDEENYCIKGRSTGKVYTLGDRVNIVVVKADLQKKQLDYRLV
- the ispG gene encoding (E)-4-hydroxy-3-methylbut-2-enyl-diphosphate synthase produces the protein MGSTGKFRAHVILIGSIPLGGENPIRLQSMTNTDTLDTKASVAQCIRIIEAGADYVRLTAQGIKEAENLANIKKELRKAGFSTPLIADIHFNPIAAETAARLVEKVRINPGNYADKRASFEKQELTEKEYNEELERTHVKLLPLINICRENKTVIRLGINHGSLSDRIMTRFGNTPAGMVASAMEFIQIFRSENFNDLVLSMKSSDTAIMIESTRMLVNRMQDEGLSYPLHLGVTEAGEGEDGRIRSAAGIGALLSEGIGDTIRVSLSEDPEKEIPVAKKLAEYYPRGVASAMPEKPVTYKTPSVKPDILKRINGPVVLANMTAFPKIEAEEYMQAGFSVNKLTGEVKRTDGSADLIIAKEPPDSIPEDVLLVLPYKKWFEIKEKENVFPLFSPETYHERRYRSENINILLTGSHYDIRYLIQPDPDKILIMFTFHPDNEQYAPHKFLNDLSENNLKHNVILNPVFREDNLEDLQIKAAALLGRYVTDKRVAGISVTNIGDVPYRDVTALAFSILQCTETRITRTMYLSCPTCGRTKFNLQDAVKKVKEATGHLKGLKIAVMGCIVNGPGEMAGSDYGYVGAAAGKVHIYRGTVPVLKNIPEEDAVAELLQLIEKDRL